In one Pseudomonas sp. Bout1 genomic region, the following are encoded:
- a CDS encoding enoyl-CoA hydratase/isomerase family protein, translating into MTTDPSVLTQVQAGVAWITLNRGPQRNALDIPTLKHLHALLDAFNSDPAVRVVVLTASGRSFCAGADLAEWADAEARGALETYGWTETAHALMTRLHTLDKPTIAAINGTAVGAGMDLTLCCDLRVAARSARFKAGYTSMAYSPDAGASWHLPRLIGSEQAKRLLFLDELWSADRALAAGLVGEVVADEQLQAHVTDLATRLADGPTFAFAQTKTLIREGAGRGLPEQLQAELAAGLLCGRSADGAEALRASMEKRPANFSGK; encoded by the coding sequence CTCACTCAGGTGCAGGCAGGCGTTGCCTGGATCACCCTCAATCGCGGCCCCCAGCGCAATGCCCTGGACATCCCGACCCTCAAGCACCTGCATGCCTTGCTGGACGCATTCAACAGTGACCCGGCGGTGCGCGTGGTGGTGTTGACTGCCAGCGGTCGCAGTTTCTGCGCCGGTGCCGACCTCGCCGAATGGGCCGACGCGGAAGCCCGTGGCGCCCTCGAAACCTACGGCTGGACCGAAACCGCCCACGCCCTGATGACCCGCCTGCACACCCTCGACAAACCCACCATCGCCGCCATCAACGGCACGGCGGTTGGCGCCGGCATGGACCTGACCCTGTGTTGCGACCTGCGTGTGGCGGCCCGATCGGCACGCTTCAAGGCCGGCTACACCAGCATGGCTTACTCGCCGGACGCCGGTGCCAGCTGGCATTTGCCGCGCTTGATCGGCAGCGAACAGGCCAAGCGCCTGCTGTTCCTCGACGAACTGTGGAGTGCCGACCGCGCCCTGGCCGCCGGCCTGGTGGGCGAAGTCGTCGCCGATGAGCAGCTTCAAGCTCACGTCACCGACCTGGCGACGCGCCTGGCCGACGGCCCGACCTTTGCCTTCGCCCAGACCAAAACCCTCATCCGCGAAGGCGCCGGGCGCGGCTTGCCCGAGCAGCTCCAGGCTGAACTCGCCGCCGGTTTGCTGTGTGGACGCAGCGCCGACGGTGCTGAAGCCCTGCGCGCCTCGATGGAAAAGCGCCCAGCGAATTTCTCCGGCAAATAA
- a CDS encoding acyl-CoA dehydrogenase family protein, producing the protein MNFQPSQEQDMLVDAVRSFVAKELLPHEEAVDRADEVSPDLAAQIRDKAIAAGFYAFNMPEEVGGGGLDYLSQALIERELSKVSWALHVFVARPSKILMACTGEQIGEYLLPCVQGKKVDCFALTEPGAGSDANAIKTRAVRSGDDFVLNGSKHFISHAGHADFAIVFAVTDTYEHNGRQRNAVTSFLVDRGTPGMTIRRGPKCVSNRGYHTYEMFFDDCRVPASKVLGEVGKGWEVANAWLTAGRVMVAANCVGQAQRALDVSLQWAADRKQFGQPIGTYQGISFKLADMATQIRAAELLTLNTAWKMDQGSMTDGDAGMAKLFASEVLGKVADEAVQIYGGMGLMDEGPVERIWRNARIERIWEGTSEIQRHIIARELLRPLLR; encoded by the coding sequence ATGAATTTCCAGCCCAGCCAAGAACAAGACATGTTGGTGGACGCGGTACGCAGTTTTGTTGCCAAGGAGTTGTTGCCGCACGAGGAGGCGGTCGATCGGGCCGATGAAGTCTCGCCGGATCTTGCAGCGCAGATTCGTGACAAGGCCATTGCCGCCGGATTCTATGCCTTCAACATGCCGGAAGAAGTGGGCGGTGGCGGCCTGGATTACCTGTCCCAGGCGTTGATCGAGCGGGAGTTGTCGAAGGTCTCCTGGGCGCTGCATGTGTTTGTCGCCCGGCCGTCGAAAATCCTCATGGCCTGCACCGGCGAGCAGATCGGCGAATACCTGTTGCCGTGCGTGCAGGGCAAGAAGGTCGACTGCTTTGCCCTGACCGAACCGGGCGCCGGTTCCGATGCCAATGCGATCAAGACCCGCGCCGTGCGCAGCGGCGATGACTTCGTGCTCAACGGCAGCAAGCACTTCATCAGCCACGCCGGCCACGCGGATTTCGCCATCGTGTTTGCCGTCACTGACACCTACGAACACAACGGCCGCCAGCGCAACGCCGTGACCTCGTTCCTGGTGGACCGGGGCACGCCGGGCATGACTATTCGTCGTGGCCCCAAGTGCGTCAGCAATCGCGGTTACCACACCTATGAAATGTTCTTCGACGACTGCCGCGTACCGGCTTCCAAGGTTCTCGGCGAAGTCGGCAAAGGCTGGGAAGTCGCGAACGCCTGGTTGACCGCAGGCCGGGTGATGGTGGCGGCCAACTGCGTCGGCCAGGCCCAGCGTGCGCTGGATGTATCCCTGCAATGGGCGGCGGATCGCAAACAGTTCGGCCAGCCTATCGGCACCTATCAAGGCATCTCGTTCAAGCTCGCCGACATGGCCACGCAAATTCGCGCAGCCGAACTGCTGACCCTGAACACCGCCTGGAAAATGGACCAGGGCAGCATGACCGATGGCGATGCCGGTATGGCCAAGCTGTTTGCCAGCGAAGTGTTGGGCAAGGTTGCCGACGAGGCCGTGCAGATTTACGGCGGCATGGGCTTGATGGATGAAGGGCCGGTCGAGCGCATCTGGCGCAACGCGCGGATCGAGCGGATCTGGGAAGGCACTTCGGAAATCCAGCGCCACATTATTGCCCGCGAACTGTTGCGGCCACTGTTGCGTTGA
- a CDS encoding acetate--CoA ligase family protein — protein MSQAIRDNLKRLLAPRHLAFVGGRSMARAFKRCAEGGFAGQMWLVNPQHDSLDGIPCVRRVADLPCGPDAVFIATNRELTLTCVAELAAIGTGGAICYASGFAETGAEGQALQQQLLEAAGEMALLGPNCYGLLDYLHSSALWPVAHGGKPVEKGVAVLTQSGNFAYNLSMSDRSLPVAYMASVGNQAQLGVAELMDVLLDEPRVTAIGLHLEGLKNVPGFARAAHKALEKGIPIIALKTGVSQIGAELALSHTSSLSGSDALYDSLFARLGVIRVSGPVSFVETLKAAACGNLPAGNSLIALACSGGDAGLIADYAERNDLSLPKLDEIQRSELAQVLPSYANLVNPLDFTTAIWGNREALNTMLDTALRTEADAAMLVLDYPAEFTGERKECDLLLDLFCSALVRHAKTGFVTSAFPELLPVHARERLHAQGVAALQGVEDALMAWGRIADYQNNRRALLARGESILVPLCPQALEEHGQSLNEWDSKQALRAFGLMTPPGVLSTPERAVADAKVLGYPLVLKAVSAELPHKTEAGAVALNLRDGFALITALAHMREQIAAYAPDVPFDYLLLESMAAPPLAELIVGIKRENDFGLALVIGAGGILVELLKDSRSLLLPTTDDAIRNALFSLRSAALLQGFRGREVADMDALVAAIRAVADYACANAGQLLELDVNPLLVNARGATAVDALIRLAQA, from the coding sequence ATGTCCCAGGCTATTCGCGACAACCTCAAGCGCCTGTTGGCGCCCCGTCACCTGGCGTTTGTCGGTGGGCGCAGCATGGCCCGTGCATTCAAGCGCTGCGCCGAGGGTGGTTTTGCCGGCCAGATGTGGCTGGTCAACCCGCAGCATGACAGCCTCGACGGTATTCCCTGCGTGCGCCGCGTGGCTGATTTACCGTGCGGCCCGGATGCGGTATTTATCGCCACCAATCGCGAGCTGACCCTGACCTGCGTCGCCGAACTGGCGGCCATCGGCACCGGCGGCGCCATCTGCTACGCCTCCGGGTTTGCCGAAACCGGTGCCGAGGGCCAGGCCTTGCAGCAACAACTGCTTGAGGCTGCGGGCGAGATGGCGCTGCTGGGCCCCAATTGCTATGGCCTGCTCGATTACCTGCACAGCTCGGCGTTGTGGCCGGTGGCCCATGGCGGCAAGCCGGTAGAGAAGGGCGTAGCGGTGCTGACCCAAAGCGGCAACTTCGCCTACAACCTGTCCATGAGCGACCGGTCGCTGCCGGTGGCCTATATGGCGTCGGTGGGTAACCAGGCGCAATTGGGTGTTGCCGAATTGATGGATGTGCTGCTGGATGAACCCCGTGTCACGGCCATCGGCTTGCACTTGGAAGGCTTGAAGAATGTGCCGGGGTTCGCGCGTGCGGCCCACAAGGCGCTGGAAAAAGGCATCCCGATCATCGCCCTGAAAACCGGCGTGTCGCAGATCGGCGCCGAGTTGGCGTTGAGTCATACCAGTTCATTGTCGGGCTCCGATGCGCTGTACGACAGTTTGTTTGCGCGCTTGGGTGTGATTCGGGTGAGCGGGCCGGTGAGTTTTGTCGAAACCCTCAAGGCGGCGGCCTGCGGGAATCTGCCAGCGGGCAACAGCCTGATCGCCCTGGCCTGTTCCGGTGGTGATGCCGGGTTGATTGCCGACTACGCCGAGCGCAACGACTTAAGCCTGCCCAAGCTCGATGAAATCCAGCGCTCGGAACTGGCGCAGGTACTGCCCAGCTACGCCAACCTGGTCAACCCGCTGGATTTCACCACGGCCATCTGGGGCAACCGCGAAGCCCTCAACACGATGCTCGACACGGCACTACGCACCGAAGCGGATGCGGCGATGCTGGTACTCGACTACCCGGCCGAATTTACCGGCGAGCGCAAGGAATGCGACCTGCTGCTGGACCTGTTCTGCAGCGCACTGGTTCGTCACGCCAAGACAGGTTTTGTCACCTCGGCCTTCCCCGAACTGCTGCCGGTCCACGCCCGCGAGCGCCTGCATGCCCAGGGTGTTGCCGCGTTACAGGGTGTGGAAGACGCGCTGATGGCCTGGGGCCGGATCGCCGATTACCAAAATAATCGACGGGCGCTGCTCGCTCGGGGCGAATCAATACTGGTTCCGCTGTGCCCGCAGGCGCTTGAGGAACATGGGCAGTCGCTTAACGAGTGGGACTCCAAGCAAGCCTTACGCGCGTTTGGGTTGATGACGCCGCCCGGTGTCTTGAGTACGCCCGAGCGGGCCGTTGCCGACGCAAAAGTGCTGGGCTACCCGCTGGTACTCAAGGCCGTAAGTGCCGAGCTGCCGCACAAAACCGAAGCTGGCGCGGTGGCGCTCAACCTGCGGGATGGCTTCGCACTGATCACCGCGCTGGCCCACATGCGTGAGCAAATCGCTGCGTATGCGCCGGATGTACCTTTTGATTATCTGCTGCTGGAGTCCATGGCCGCGCCACCGCTGGCCGAGCTGATAGTGGGCATCAAGCGCGAAAACGATTTCGGCCTGGCGTTGGTGATCGGCGCCGGTGGCATCCTCGTGGAACTGCTCAAGGACAGTCGCAGCCTGCTGCTGCCGACCACCGACGACGCGATCCGCAATGCCTTGTTCAGTCTGCGCAGCGCCGCATTGCTGCAAGGCTTTCGCGGGCGGGAGGTGGCCGACATGGACGCGCTGGTGGCGGCGATTCGTGCGGTGGCCGACTACGCCTGTGCCAACGCCGGGCAGTTGCTGGAACTGGATGTAAACCCATTGCTGGTCAATGCCCGGGGCGCCACGGCGGTCGATGCATTGATCCGTCTCGCCCAGGCGTGA
- a CDS encoding 5-guanidino-2-oxopentanoate decarboxylase — MHSKTLTGGQALVRLLANYGVDTVFGIPGVHTLELYRGLPGSGICHVLTRHEQGAGFMADGYARVSGKPGVCFIITGPGVTNAATAIGQAYADSIPLLVISSVNHTASLGKGWGCLHETQDQRAMTAPITAFSAVALSAEDLPELIARAYAVFDSERPRPVHISVPLDVLSAPITRDWSNDVVRRPGRGLPSAESLDQAVAKLSGAKRPMIIAGGGALLAADALQRLSTQLAAPFFSSVAGKGLLPVEHPLNAGSTLCVEPGWQLIAEADVVLAIGTEMADTDFWRERLPINGELLRVDIDPRKFNDFYPCAVALHGDAQHTAQALLERLPATPRNADSATRAVATLRQAISNGHGPLQRIHQAILDRVAAELPANAFISSDMTQLAYTGNYAFPSNTTRSWLHPTGYGTLGYGLPAGIGAKFGAPERPGLVLVGDGGFLYTAQELATAVEELDSPLVVLLWNNDALGQIRDDMLDLDIEPIGVLPRNPDFAALARAFGCTVSEPQNLDELQTDLRNGFKRNGVTLIELKHACVNL, encoded by the coding sequence ATGCACAGCAAAACCTTGACCGGCGGCCAGGCCCTGGTGCGATTACTGGCCAACTATGGCGTCGACACCGTATTCGGGATTCCCGGCGTGCATACGCTGGAGCTGTATCGCGGCTTGCCCGGCAGCGGCATTTGCCACGTATTGACCCGTCACGAACAGGGCGCCGGCTTCATGGCTGACGGTTATGCGCGGGTCAGCGGCAAGCCAGGGGTGTGTTTCATCATCACCGGACCGGGCGTGACCAATGCCGCCACGGCTATCGGCCAGGCGTATGCCGACTCGATTCCGTTGCTGGTGATTTCCAGCGTCAACCACACCGCCAGCCTCGGCAAGGGTTGGGGCTGCCTGCATGAAACCCAGGACCAGCGCGCGATGACCGCGCCCATCACCGCGTTTTCGGCGGTGGCCTTGAGCGCCGAGGATTTGCCGGAACTGATCGCACGGGCCTATGCGGTATTCGACAGTGAACGGCCACGGCCGGTGCATATTTCGGTGCCGCTGGATGTACTGTCGGCGCCGATCACGCGGGACTGGAGCAATGACGTGGTGCGCCGCCCCGGGCGTGGTCTGCCATCGGCTGAAAGCCTCGATCAGGCCGTGGCGAAACTCAGCGGTGCCAAGCGCCCAATGATCATTGCCGGTGGTGGTGCACTGTTGGCGGCGGATGCCTTGCAGCGCTTGAGTACACAACTGGCCGCGCCGTTTTTCAGCAGCGTTGCCGGCAAGGGGCTGTTGCCGGTAGAGCATCCGCTGAATGCCGGGTCCACCTTGTGCGTCGAGCCCGGCTGGCAGTTGATTGCCGAGGCGGATGTGGTGTTGGCCATTGGCACCGAAATGGCCGATACCGATTTTTGGCGCGAACGCCTGCCGATTAACGGCGAGCTGCTACGAGTGGATATCGACCCGCGCAAGTTCAACGACTTCTACCCCTGTGCCGTCGCGTTGCACGGCGATGCCCAACACACCGCGCAGGCTTTGCTGGAGCGCCTGCCAGCCACGCCACGCAACGCCGATTCAGCGACCAGGGCGGTTGCGACATTACGCCAGGCGATCAGCAACGGGCACGGTCCGTTGCAACGGATTCACCAGGCAATTCTCGACCGCGTCGCCGCCGAGTTGCCGGCCAATGCCTTCATCAGCAGCGACATGACCCAACTGGCCTACACCGGCAACTACGCCTTCCCCAGCAACACAACTCGCAGCTGGCTGCATCCCACCGGCTACGGCACCTTGGGCTATGGCCTGCCGGCCGGCATCGGTGCCAAGTTCGGTGCGCCTGAACGGCCCGGCCTGGTGCTGGTGGGCGACGGCGGCTTCCTCTACACCGCGCAGGAACTGGCCACGGCGGTGGAAGAACTGGACAGCCCCCTGGTGGTGTTGCTCTGGAACAACGATGCCCTGGGGCAAATTCGTGACGACATGCTGGACCTGGATATCGAACCCATCGGCGTACTGCCGCGCAACCCGGATTTCGCCGCTCTGGCGCGGGCGTTCGGTTGCACGGTCAGCGAGCCACAGAACCTGGATGAGCTGCAGACGGATTTGCGTAACGGTTTCAAGCGTAACGGCGTGACCTTGATCGAGTTGAAGCATGCCTGTGTGAACCTTTAG
- a CDS encoding ABC transporter substrate-binding protein: protein MSDNNNKMTQAMHRRDFLKHSAVAGAVAAAFSMGLPLQAFAEEATPKPGGVLRMGLAGGSTTDSRDPGSWVDTFTFVGFSAVYNTLTEIAVDGSAIPELAERFESTPDARIWTFKLRQGVTFHNGKSLTAEDVVASINHHLAANSTSAAKTVLGDVASVSAKGTDAVVFELHSGNADFAYVVADYHLVIMPAKDGAADWQAGIGTSGYRLKSFEPGVRMDLERNPDYWKPGRAHFASAELLAIADGAARVNALVTGQVDVINKVDLKTVALLKRNPTLVIEETKGAQHYTFPMLCDSNEFKNNDIRMAMKHAINRETLLASVLHGYGLVGNDHPIQPGSRFINAALEQRAYDPDKSRFYLRKAGVDSLKVRLQASDAAYTGAVDASVLFKEQARQAGIDIDVVREPADGFFSNVWMKQPFTTSFWYSSLTADRMFSIGYAKGAAWNETHWDNARFNQLLTAARGEMNAPLRQDMYNEMQSLCRDDGGAIVPLFASSVAARSNRVSHGPLTAPYGELDGLRLIERWWQA from the coding sequence ATGAGCGATAACAACAACAAAATGACTCAAGCGATGCACCGACGGGACTTCCTCAAACACAGCGCCGTCGCCGGTGCCGTGGCCGCCGCATTCTCCATGGGCCTGCCGCTGCAGGCCTTCGCCGAAGAGGCCACGCCCAAGCCGGGCGGTGTGCTGCGCATGGGGCTGGCCGGCGGCAGCACCACCGACTCCCGCGACCCTGGCTCGTGGGTCGACACCTTCACCTTCGTCGGGTTTTCGGCGGTGTACAACACCCTGACTGAAATCGCGGTGGACGGCTCCGCCATCCCCGAATTGGCCGAGCGTTTTGAGTCGACGCCGGATGCGCGCATCTGGACCTTCAAACTGCGCCAGGGCGTGACCTTCCATAACGGTAAAAGCCTGACCGCCGAAGACGTGGTGGCCTCGATCAACCATCACCTGGCGGCCAACTCCACCTCGGCGGCCAAGACCGTGCTCGGCGATGTGGCCAGTGTCAGCGCCAAGGGCACCGATGCGGTGGTGTTCGAGTTGCACTCGGGCAATGCCGATTTCGCTTATGTGGTCGCCGATTACCACTTGGTGATCATGCCCGCCAAGGACGGCGCTGCCGACTGGCAGGCCGGGATCGGCACCAGCGGTTATCGCTTGAAAAGCTTCGAGCCCGGCGTGCGCATGGACCTGGAGCGCAACCCCGACTACTGGAAGCCGGGGCGGGCGCATTTCGCCAGTGCCGAGCTGCTGGCGATTGCCGACGGAGCCGCGCGGGTGAATGCACTGGTCACAGGGCAAGTGGACGTGATCAACAAAGTCGACCTGAAAACCGTGGCCCTGCTCAAGCGCAATCCCACGCTGGTCATCGAAGAAACCAAGGGCGCGCAGCACTACACCTTCCCGATGTTGTGCGACAGCAACGAGTTCAAGAACAACGATATCCGCATGGCAATGAAGCATGCGATCAACCGCGAAACCCTGCTGGCCTCGGTGCTGCATGGCTATGGCCTGGTGGGCAATGACCATCCGATCCAGCCCGGCAGCCGCTTTATCAACGCAGCGTTGGAGCAGCGCGCCTACGACCCGGACAAGTCGCGTTTCTACCTGCGCAAGGCCGGAGTGGATTCGCTCAAGGTACGCCTGCAAGCCTCCGACGCCGCCTACACCGGCGCGGTGGACGCTTCGGTGTTGTTCAAGGAACAGGCACGCCAGGCCGGAATTGATATCGACGTGGTGCGCGAGCCGGCGGACGGGTTCTTCTCCAACGTGTGGATGAAGCAGCCGTTCACCACCTCGTTCTGGTACAGCAGCCTGACCGCCGACCGCATGTTCAGCATCGGCTATGCCAAGGGCGCGGCGTGGAACGAAACCCATTGGGATAACGCCCGCTTCAACCAGTTGCTCACCGCCGCGCGGGGCGAGATGAACGCGCCGTTGCGCCAGGACATGTACAACGAAATGCAGAGCCTGTGCCGCGACGATGGCGGGGCGATTGTGCCGTTGTTTGCCAGCTCCGTGGCGGCACGCTCGAACCGCGTCAGCCATGGCCCGCTGACGGCGCCGTATGGCGAGTTGGATGGGTTGCGGCTGATCGAGCGGTGGTGGCAGGCGTGA
- a CDS encoding ABC transporter permease, with the protein MNSLFKLVLQRLALGLLSLFAVSVIIFLAVGLLPGDIAQAMLGQSATPETVAAFRAQLGLDLPPLSRFVQWLLRLLHGDLGASLANQRPIAELIGARLGNTLRLAALAALVSVPLALVLGMLAALYRNSWFDRLLNTSALSAVSFPEFFVAYLLILVFSVKLGWFPSLSNLAPEASFGTILERSVLPVATLSLVVIAQMMRMTRASLINLLASPYIEMARLKGISQSRIIWRHALPNALAPIVNVIALNLAYLVVGVVVVEVVFVYPGLGQLLVDSVSKRDIPVVQACSLIFAATYILLNTGADVLSIATNPRLMHPKG; encoded by the coding sequence ATGAATAGCCTATTCAAACTGGTGCTCCAACGCCTGGCCCTCGGCCTGCTGTCTTTGTTCGCCGTCTCGGTGATCATCTTCCTGGCCGTCGGCTTGCTGCCCGGCGATATCGCCCAGGCCATGCTCGGCCAGTCCGCTACGCCGGAAACCGTGGCGGCGTTTCGCGCCCAGCTGGGCCTGGACCTGCCGCCCCTGAGCCGCTTTGTGCAATGGCTGTTGCGTCTGCTGCACGGTGACCTTGGCGCGTCTCTGGCCAACCAGCGGCCCATTGCCGAGCTGATCGGCGCACGCCTGGGCAACACTTTGCGCCTGGCGGCGCTGGCCGCGCTGGTCTCGGTGCCTTTGGCGCTGGTGCTGGGGATGCTCGCCGCGCTGTACCGCAACAGCTGGTTCGACCGCCTGCTCAACACCTCGGCCCTGAGCGCGGTGTCGTTCCCGGAGTTCTTCGTCGCGTACCTGCTGATCCTGGTGTTTTCAGTCAAGCTCGGTTGGTTTCCGAGCCTGTCCAACCTGGCACCGGAGGCGTCATTCGGCACCATCCTTGAACGTTCGGTGCTGCCGGTCGCCACCCTGAGCCTGGTGGTGATCGCGCAGATGATGCGCATGACCCGCGCCTCGCTGATCAACCTGCTGGCCAGCCCGTACATCGAAATGGCCCGGCTCAAGGGCATCAGCCAGTCACGGATTATCTGGCGCCACGCGTTGCCCAATGCGCTGGCGCCGATCGTCAACGTAATCGCCCTGAACCTGGCTTACCTGGTGGTGGGCGTGGTGGTGGTCGAAGTGGTGTTTGTGTACCCGGGCCTCGGCCAGTTGCTGGTGGACTCGGTGTCCAAGCGCGACATTCCTGTGGTGCAGGCGTGCAGCCTGATTTTCGCTGCCACCTACATCCTGCTCAACACCGGCGCCGATGTGCTGTCCATCGCCACCAACCCACGCTTGATGCATCCCAAGGGGTAG
- a CDS encoding ABC transporter permease, whose protein sequence is MSLLTQLARAPLSAKFGLLIIVLYVLVALFAPVLAPYGETQVVGDGFAPWSGQFLLGTDNLGRDMFSRLVFGARNTLGIAFLTTVLAFLLGGLSGLVAAIKGGWVDQGLSRVVDILMAIPQLIFALLILSVVGTNATSLVLVIALLDSTRVFRLSRAVAMTVVVQDFVEAARLRGEGLWWLVTREVLPNAAAPLIAEFGLRFCFVFLFISALSFLGLGIQPPTADWGSMVRDNAVLITFGDISPLLPALAVALITVSVNFVVDWMLHKSSGLKEC, encoded by the coding sequence ATGAGCCTTCTCACACAACTGGCCCGGGCGCCATTGAGCGCGAAGTTCGGCCTGCTGATCATCGTGTTGTACGTGCTGGTGGCGCTGTTTGCGCCGGTGCTTGCGCCCTATGGCGAAACCCAGGTGGTGGGCGACGGGTTTGCGCCCTGGAGCGGCCAGTTTTTGCTGGGCACCGATAACCTCGGGCGGGACATGTTCAGTCGCCTGGTGTTTGGCGCGCGCAATACCCTGGGCATCGCCTTTTTGACGACGGTGCTGGCGTTTTTACTGGGCGGTTTGAGCGGCTTGGTTGCGGCGATCAAGGGTGGCTGGGTCGATCAGGGATTGTCGCGGGTGGTGGACATCCTGATGGCGATCCCGCAACTGATCTTTGCCTTGCTGATCCTCAGCGTGGTCGGCACCAATGCCACGTCGCTGGTGCTGGTGATTGCCCTGCTGGATTCGACCCGGGTGTTTCGCCTGTCCCGCGCCGTGGCGATGACCGTGGTGGTGCAGGACTTTGTCGAAGCCGCGCGGCTGCGCGGGGAAGGGCTGTGGTGGCTGGTCACTCGCGAGGTGCTGCCCAACGCCGCCGCACCGTTGATTGCCGAGTTCGGTTTGCGCTTTTGCTTTGTGTTTTTGTTTATCAGCGCGCTGTCGTTCCTCGGCCTGGGCATTCAACCGCCGACCGCCGATTGGGGCAGCATGGTTCGCGACAACGCGGTGCTGATTACCTTCGGCGACATCAGCCCGTTGCTGCCGGCCCTGGCGGTGGCGTTGATCACCGTCAGCGTGAATTTTGTCGTCGACTGGATGCTGCATAAATCCAGCGGCCTGAAGGAGTGTTGA
- a CDS encoding ABC transporter ATP-binding protein, protein MDKPLLEIRNLQIEGHYEDAWHPLIKGIDLTLQRGEVLGLIGESGAGKSTLGLAAMGFARDGCRITGGSVCFDGIQLLQAKPEALRKLRGLRIAYVAQSAAASFNPAHRLIDQHVETAVINGGVSRAQAEREAVELYRVLRLPNPQTIGQRYPHQVSGGQLQRVMTAMAMACHPDLIIFDEPTTALDVTTQIEVLAAIRDAIKTFGSAALYISHDLAVVAQMADRIMVLRHGKLVEEAQTRTMLSAPQQDYTKSLWAVRSFRTEPKACPELQVPLLEVRQVCASYGHQPVLHDVSMSLYRGQTLAVIGESGSGKSSTARLITGLLPATAGQVLYDGEALPADFRRRTKEQLRRVQMIYQIPDTALNPRQRIVDIIGRPLTFYLGLKGKAMRARVAELLEMIELDPATFMERQPRELSGGQKQRICIARALAADPQLIICDEVTSALDQLVAEGVLKLLDRIQQQLGVAYLFITHDVATVRAIADEVVVMQRGRVVDQGSRSAIFTPPYHDYTGLLFSSEPEMDPDWLDHLLAERAALTS, encoded by the coding sequence ATGGACAAGCCATTATTGGAAATCCGCAACCTGCAGATCGAAGGGCACTATGAGGATGCGTGGCATCCGCTGATCAAGGGCATCGACCTGACGTTGCAGCGGGGCGAGGTATTGGGGCTGATTGGGGAGTCCGGCGCGGGTAAATCAACCTTGGGGCTGGCGGCCATGGGCTTTGCCCGCGACGGTTGCCGCATCACCGGCGGCTCGGTGTGCTTTGACGGCATCCAGCTGTTGCAGGCCAAGCCCGAAGCTTTGCGCAAGTTGCGTGGGCTGCGCATTGCCTACGTTGCGCAGAGCGCCGCCGCGTCGTTCAATCCGGCCCATCGGCTGATTGACCAGCATGTGGAAACCGCTGTGATCAATGGCGGCGTCAGCCGTGCCCAGGCTGAACGCGAGGCGGTGGAGTTGTACCGCGTGCTGCGCCTGCCCAATCCGCAAACTATCGGCCAGCGTTATCCGCATCAGGTTTCCGGCGGGCAACTGCAAAGGGTGATGACTGCGATGGCGATGGCCTGTCACCCCGACCTGATCATCTTCGACGAGCCCACCACGGCGCTGGACGTCACCACCCAGATCGAAGTGCTGGCGGCGATTCGTGATGCGATAAAAACCTTCGGCAGTGCCGCGCTGTATATCAGCCATGACCTGGCGGTGGTCGCGCAAATGGCCGACCGCATCATGGTGCTGCGCCACGGCAAATTGGTGGAGGAGGCTCAGACCCGCACCATGCTCAGCGCACCGCAGCAGGACTACACCAAATCCCTGTGGGCGGTGCGCAGTTTTCGCACCGAGCCCAAGGCCTGCCCCGAGCTGCAGGTGCCGTTGCTGGAAGTGCGTCAGGTGTGCGCCAGCTATGGGCATCAGCCGGTGCTGCACGACGTATCGATGAGCCTGTATCGCGGCCAGACGCTGGCGGTGATCGGGGAGTCCGGCAGCGGTAAAAGCTCCACGGCACGGTTGATTACCGGGTTGCTGCCGGCCACGGCAGGGCAGGTGCTGTATGACGGCGAAGCGTTGCCAGCGGATTTTCGTCGGCGCACCAAGGAGCAATTGCGACGGGTGCAGATGATCTATCAGATCCCCGATACCGCGCTGAACCCGCGCCAACGCATCGTCGATATCATCGGCCGGCCACTGACCTTCTACCTCGGCCTCAAGGGCAAGGCCATGCGCGCCCGGGTTGCCGAGCTGCTGGAGATGATCGAGCTGGACCCGGCCACCTTCATGGAGCGTCAGCCCCGTGAACTGTCCGGCGGCCAAAAACAACGGATTTGCATCGCCCGCGCACTGGCGGCCGACCCACAGTTGATCATTTGCGATGAAGTGACCTCCGCCCTGGATCAACTGGTGGCCGAAGGCGTGCTGAAACTGCTCGACCGTATCCAGCAGCAATTGGGCGTGGCGTACCTGTTTATTACCCACGACGTGGCCACCGTACGCGCCATCGCTGACGAGGTGGTGGTGATGCAGCGCGGCAGGGTAGTGGACCAGGGCAGCCGCAGCGCGATCTTCACTCCGCCCTACCACGACTACACCGGCCTGCTGTTTTCATCGGAGCCGGAGATGGACCCCGACTGGCTCGACCATCTGCTGGCCGAACGGGCCGCGCTTACTTCTTGA